CACAAGGCCCATGAAATCGTAGAAAAGCACATAGCCCACCCGGCCGCCCACCACCACCCCCAGCACGCAGTAGGTGATGAGGTCGTCCACCAGGGCCGGGGTCCAGCCCGACTCCGGCCGGGCGGCCCGGTGTCGGCCCAGAAGCCAGGCCGCCGTGAAGCCCAGAAGGTACATGAGCCCGTACCAGCGCACGGACAGGGGGCCGATCTGTACGGCCACGGGGTCGATGACGGGGAAGACGATCACGCGCGGGGAATCCTTATGCCTCAAGGCGTTGCGTTTCGATTTCTCGTAGAAAGGCGGCGGCCTTTTTCGAATCGGGATTGAACTCCAGGGCCTTTCTCAGATAATCCTTGGCCAACTCGTTTTTTCCCGCCCGGCGGAAGATGGCGGCGATGTTCAGGCACACCGGCTCACCGGCCTTGTAGATGTCGGGGCTCAAGGAAAGGGCCTTGGTCATGAAGTTGTAGGCGTCCAGGAGTTGGCGCCCTTCCATGTGGGCCATGGCGATGTTGTAATAGAGGTTGCCGTCGACGGGCGAGATCTTGAGGGCCTTGCGGTATTCCGTGATGGCGTCTTCCCAGCGGCCCTGCTTGCGCAGGGTGATCCCCAGGCGGTTGAAGGTCTCGATATCGCCTCTGTCCAAAAATCCCTTCTTGGCCTCAAGCGTGCGGCGCAGGTATCGCTCGGACAGTTCCGGAGCCACGTCCAGGCAGATCTGGGCGATTTCCCGGGAGACCCGGCTTAAGGATTCCATGGCCTCCCGCGTGGCGACCTTGATGGCCTCGTCGAAAACCAGCTTGGCCTTTCCCGTGTCGCCCAGTCGGATGTATCCGTTGCCGATGTCGATCTTGCGGTCCACATTGAGCGGGCTCAGTTTGTCCAGGCGCTCCAGCAGCCGGATTTCCTCGGCGGTGTTGCCGGTCTCCCTGTGCAGGGCGGCGATCTTTTTCAAGGGTTCGAG
Above is a genomic segment from Desulfolutivibrio sulfodismutans DSM 3696 containing:
- a CDS encoding response regulator gives rise to the protein MKPKPYDEDVREFLATQRGLLVAASADALFNKNLRGTLTRHLSVKDDCVLNAYTLQELQQVIKMYRSRGHRLLVFIERELAGKPTTDIIKYVKQDQPDVLFVVLTTEMEREKLILLHEVGADNIITKPIAPDTLIEKIAFTVKPRGQIGELIDEGKKLLAIGQYQDAEEKARLVLEIKAQSPAGLILQGDALKGQGKIDQALESYKLAEKSAKLFLEPLKKIAALHRETGNTAEEIRLLERLDKLSPLNVDRKIDIGNGYIRLGDTGKAKLVFDEAIKVATREAMESLSRVSREIAQICLDVAPELSERYLRRTLEAKKGFLDRGDIETFNRLGITLRKQGRWEDAITEYRKALKISPVDGNLYYNIAMAHMEGRQLLDAYNFMTKALSLSPDIYKAGEPVCLNIAAIFRRAGKNELAKDYLRKALEFNPDSKKAAAFLREIETQRLEA